From Triticum aestivum cultivar Chinese Spring chromosome 7B, IWGSC CS RefSeq v2.1, whole genome shotgun sequence:
CAAGAGAATGCATTTTTTAATCTTTGCGCATTTGAGTTGCAGAAAGCCATATACCTCAGCTTTTAATTCTTCCAGTATATCACTTGAAATATCCTGTTGCAAGAATTTCTTGACTGCAACTTCCTACAGAAGGAAAAAATTAATATGATGCAAGAAAGAACACTACAAAATGGTAGTGGAAGACATTAGTACGACTCAAAGAAAACAGAGTGACTGAGAAGGAATGATAGCTATATCAAATTTTAATTGGTCCATGATTACTATCTGAGGCAAAAGCTAGGAGTCTCTAtcttatcattatattgaaaacaacTGTTACGGACAATAAGTTACAAAGCGGAGAGGATTAAAAAGCAGAAGTGAAACAAAAGCAGCAACAGACGGAAAAATTGGCCTCCGCCCAAGCGAAGGAAACAAAGGAAAGCAGGAAAAGTCATGAATTTGTCAGTAACTCAGTACTAGTTGAGGTCAAGCAGGACAGTCCAAGCTATCATGGACAGGCTTCACTTGTCACTGAAGTCCAGAGCTGAAAGTCACCGTGCATCAACCAAGCGATATTGGCCAGAGTAATGATTTGTTGCCGAAGATCAGCATATTCCACGCCTTCCGCAGGTGCAGGGCACAGGCAGCAAACAGACAGGAATGATGATTCACATAGCACTGCTGCCAGCGCATGCATCATGCTCCCACAGTAACACCAACGGTGGCCGAGCGCGAAGCCAAGCGGTTCGAAGACAGTTGCTGTCCGACTCTTTGGGCACTATCATAGTGAAGCACAATGTGGTAGATAGGTCCATCATCCAACTGCAGGACAACAATCACATCTAGCATGAGGACCCAAGTCTTTGTGACCATTACCACGGTGTTGAGGCAGCCATTGAAAGCAAGCCAGAGGAACACCCTGTGTCTCAGCGGAATGGCATGTGCAGAAATATTATGCTAGTTTCCAGCACAGGCTGGAAGCAATGAATGAATTGTGGAAGATAAAGTGGTAGGCACTGTTTCATACACGAGGCATCCATGATTACAATACCAGCAAGCATTTGATGCCTGAGAATGCAATCAGGTATCTAGGTGCAATTTGTAATAAGAGTTGATAGTGTTGAAGTGAAGAAGATGATTCGTCGTTGCTAAGTTATACACGGTCGGAAGTTAGAATTCTTGCTAATCCTTAGCAATATGTTGTGACTATGATACAAACACCGCATTTTTCTTGATTGGAGTTAAACTCATTAGACCAAAAGTGTAAGCTCATTATTCCAACCTGGTGATAATTTCGAAATACGTTACATTGTACCAAGCAAGTTGAATTGATTTCCAAATACAATGAGCCATTTAAATGAAAAACTTACTGTTCCATGCCATTCCCCTCTGTACACTTCTCCAAAAGATCCTACAGAAGACGAGAAAGATGTTAGTCCAAAGAACAGCATATTACAATACAACATCTTTTACGGAGATCTTTATGCTGTCTCGTGGGAAAGCCATGTGAGGCACAAAAGAAAAGAAAGTGGGAAAATAATAAAATAGAACAATTTTTTTCAAGGGCAATACAACACTATTACAGGGTATGTTTTACGTTATGTCATAGCATAAGTGGATAACAATGTCTGGTGAATGGTAGCTCAGTAATACTACAAAGACTCACATAGTTAAAATATCAGCAAAGCTATGAAAAATGATAATTTACAGAAAATCGAGATAATTTTACCTAGCCCAACACGTTCTCCTAGAACAATTTCTTCCCATTGGATCTCAAACTCTGCGACATCGTCCATAGTTACATCAGATCTTACACTCTCTGTGCCGATTGACTTGTCAGAGATCCGTTCAGCTTCCTGAGGCACTTCAACCAAAGCATTTCCTTGCTCGAGAGCATTTTCTTGTCCATGATCAATTTCCAGCTGGTCTTTATCCCAGCAGTCAGGTCGAACTCTATGGACTGGTCCATTTGCCTCTGAAGAACTAGGCAAGCTAATCAATTGACAACCCGGATCCATGTATTCATATTGTTTAACAGCAGCGGAtgtagcaacaacagcagcagcagtggcagcagcagcaacaggcACATCCAGTTTAATATCACTGTTAGATTTAGCTGCAGCAACAACCATTGAAGATGCAACCACTGCAGCAGTTGCAACTGCAGCAGCTGTAACAGGCATTTGCTTTATAAGTTGAAATGGGTATTCCCGGGCAAGTGCAGATGATTCATACAGAGGTAAAGATGGATTACTGTTATCATGGAAATTTGAGGGGTGATAAATACCCATTCCTTGGACAGGTTTAGGCCGATAATGAACAGCCTTTGTTTGGTGTTCATATCCAGGATGAGGCGGCAACGAAGGACCATGATCACTTTCATCATGTGATGTGGATTCAAGCTCATTCATCCGCTTTATCATTTCACCTTTCGTTTGAAACAGAGATGTGTCGTACACAATTAGATCTTTTGGTTGTTCCCTAGATTCTTCTGAAAACAAATCAGGTGGTGGCACAACTCCATTTTCTAGTAATACAGCATGGATCTTCTCAGCTAACTGGGGGTTATCTTTTGCAGCACTAATCATATACTCTGAGACATCTTTCACCTTCGTCCTCCTTACAGCTGGAGCGCTACCCACCTCAGAAGACGAAGGTGAACTTGACGATGACTTATTTGCTGCAGTCGGCTTTTCTTTGTTCTTCACAGCCAAGGTATGGTCTGCATTTCTAGATTCCTTGATAATAGGCAAACTTTCACTAGCATGTGAGCCAGCTGATAGTTCCCCCAATGAACTTGATTGCAAAGATCCTTGGTTACGAGTCTGGCTAGTTGTTACACAATACGGATCCACAACATTGGTAGGTGTGGATCCTTTTGACTCGTTTTCGAAAGAACCACACACAGAACTTGAAGGTTCACTAACAGAAGATCCCAACTGAGTGTTGCCCTCATCTTTGTCACCTTGGTGGTTATCTGCAAAGGAACTTTCTTCAAATTCTCTACCCAAGTCTGCACCGTCTGAAGCAATAAGAGTACCAGGATCTGACATGAGATCGACAATGTACTCCCTGCAAAAATGTGAAAGTAGTACATGTAATACCATGACAATGTATTAATGTAATGCAACTCTCCATTTTTCTCACTGCAAAAGTGGCGTAACATAAAAATCTGTCAAGGAATCAACAAGTACCTTCCATCATTCAATTTCACAATGTTCAAGGCTCCATCGTCTGATCCAGTATACTGCCTTCCTTTGACTAGTCGACAAGGAACATCAAGGTTGTCGGCCAACACCTAGGTTCATGTTTGCAGAAGTGGGTATTAACATACTGTCATTGACAACTAATTGACTAAAGGTCAAGTCTTATGTGTATGCATTGCACCTATTACGTCAGAAATTCAGCTCAAAGACTAGGAAGTGCACAACAAGAATATAGTCAGGTCATGTGCTACTGCTGAGACAAGGAGAGGAAGAATATGCTCACACAAATTTATCAACTGAACTTAAATTTGAGAAAATAGATCAGGTATTGCATTTGAGAAATAGATGGGCCTTAACACTTTCATGTATTCTATATCCTGTCAGATAAACTTTGTAATTAGAAAAAGGAGCTGGCCACAATGAAATAAGTTACTGACCTTAAAAAGCAGCGCACGGTGACGAGCCAGGCCAATTGTGAGGCGGCCAAGAGGCATGACGGAGCTTCTAATACTAGCTCTCAGAGAACTACTCATATTCTGGTACTTCAACAGCACGTTTTCTGGATCAACAACTGGCCCACCCATGTGGTTTGCCACTAAAACAGCTAGCCTCTGAATTAAAACACGGCCAACAGAATGTGAAGTTTGAGAGCGGAAGTCAACGGCCATGATGAGTGCCTTCTGCCCAAGGTCTACAAGTTCGGAGTCTTGTGCTCTGTTAACCAACACAGCTTCTGTTTTAGCTCCAAGAGAAAAGGGTTGCTGATGCAGCTCCATCAGAGAGGGTATGGTTCGCAGTGCGGGCTTGCCCCCAGTGGCCCAAATGTCATAGAAACCATCCAATACTTTGTCGTCATAGCTAAGGGCACTGAAACTCTGTGAAGCACGAACAAATCTACCATATAAGGCAAGCAAGAAAATTGTAAGAATCGCAAAAATGTAGGGCAATATTCACTTAACAGTCTCCATTCTCTAATTACGGAAAGGATCTGTGGCGGATATTCCGGGACTGTTGGTTGAGTGTTCactaaacaaattactgttagccCATATCTTCGAAAGTAGCAGGTTGGCTCattatttcatttggatttgaTAATGCAATCGACTTAGAACTTCTTATATAAGTGGACTGTGCGTAGCCATCAGAATAGCATCAACATGCCCCCCCCTTTTTTACAGTTGGATGAGAACTCTATGGCTCACGGTTTAGGCTGGGAATTAAGAAATCGTCAGTCGATTGAGCCCTCGAACCCAGGTGCTATTGCTCACAAGTCACAAACATCATTGTGGAGCAACCAGTGAAGCGAAGGAGCATATATCATATATCCAGCTAAGTTGCCTAACTACAGTAGCAACAAAAAATTTGGTCCATCAATTCAGTGACGATTGAATTGAACAGTTATCAGAAGAACAACACCATGATCGGCACGTATTTTCAGCAAACAAATGAAATGTGTGATACAATCGGTTACAACTAACCTACTGGGTGTACTTGAGCAATCCAACGGACAAGTCGCACCATCAGAGCACGAGTAAGATCCCATCGCAGTTACAATGCAAATGTGTAGGATCAAGGGATGGAGGAGGAAGGGATTAGTTACCCAGTAGCGGAAGGCGACGACCTCGGCAGCGGAGCTCTGGAGCGGGCAGGAGCCGAGGCTGATCTGCTTGGCCACCTCGATCTGCATCGCCTCGGGGTCCTCCCGCGCGCTCATCTCCAGCGCCAGCTGCATGTGGTACTCCTCCAGCTCATCCTCCCGCTTCTCCTGCTTCTCAATCTCCCTCTTCCTGTCCTCCTTCCGCTCATCCCTCCTCGCcgtctcctcctccgccgcctgcctcTCCCCAATCGACGACGCCAGCGCCAgctcctccgcctccgtctccgccaccgccgcagccgccggcaagggcggcggcggcgggtgcgggcgcCCGGCCACGGAGCTGAGCCAGCTCGAGATTCCAGAGGACGCGTGGTGGCCcccggctccgccgccgccgccgccgccctttttGGAGGACGGGAGGGGAGGCGCGGGCGACGAGGCGCCGTCGCCGGCGGAGTCGCCGATGTGGAGCTTCCTGAGGAAGTTCTTCATCGCGCacgcccgccgccgacgccgccgacgCCGGCGCTATCTGCTGCGGTGGTGGTGGTTCTGGGGCGGTGGCGGATCCGACATCGCTCCggatgcaggcaggcaggcagagGAGACGAAGCGGCTATAGCCTCCCCCTGTAGCCAAGAGGAGGCGGTAttgacctgctgctgctgctgcttacgAGCGGCCCAAAGCCGCATTAACTTAACTCCGCTTATTATTTTGCTCCGCTGCCACTGCCCGGCGGCTGCCCGCTCGCTTGCGGCCGCGCCACACTCTCTCTGTGTAGCCGACGGGGTGTTCTTAGCTTAATTCCATTTTAAATGTAGAAAAATCACTGGTAAATCGGCGCTTGAGCGCGATTGGTGCGCACTGTGCGCAATCAATAAAGAAAGTTTTGTTTGGGGCAACAGGGAAAGTTCTCGCTCGTTGCGGGCGAGGGGGGCACGGCTGGTTGGGACAGGACTATGCACGCCTCGTGCCGATGACGGATGGGTCCGGGCGAGGTGAGCGCCCGCGCGGCAGGGAGAGGGACGTGCGGTCCGCGGACGTGACGTCGCCGTGACTACTCGCGGAAGCGGCCGAGGAAAGCGACGGGAAAAACTTGCGGGAGGGGCCATGCAGGAAGGGGAGCCGGGAAAGCGAAGGCAGCCAGTCCCGGCGCGCGTGGACCCGGCCCATCGTGGGCGAGGCGGGGCTCCCTCTGCCTCGTGGGGCCCGGCGCACTGGTGACGGCAGGCAGGACCGTGGAGCCGTACCACATCCTGGCGTCCCACTTGCCGCCGGACGTGCCGCGGCGCTGCGAGCAGGGAGGCAACTTGGCCGGCTGCGCCTCGAAAGCCCCGCGCCAGGCCTTGCGGGGCCTTGGATCCCGGGTGCGCCCGCGCGGGCCCGCCTGGCATTGGGCGGAGCGAGGACCCACGCGAGCCACGCGGTTGACAGTGGGTGGGGTCGGGTGGCTGAATGGCTCAACTTGGACGCGGGTGGGGGTGCCTGCTGGCCTGCAACTGGGTAGGGTGATGGGCGTGGTGGATCGGCTGGCCCCGCGGAGCAGCCACTAGGCGGTGGGCCCTGACTGCTTCATTGTGGAATTTGAGGCTGTGACCGGGTTGGGTGGCGTGTGTTTCCTAGTGGCGGAATCTTCTAGGTTTGCGTTGCGATTTGGGTCTGCGCACGTGGCTCTCGCTGCCAAGTTGGCATTCAAGATTCTGGTAGGTTCGAGCGAGGGCTGGACGTCAGTCTCACTCGGACGGCCAGAGCTCCCGGTCCTCGGGTAAGAGCATCTCCACCCGCGTCCCTAAAGCCAACTCCACGGCGCGACCCTATCCTATCCGCGCGCATTCATTTGGGATAAAACGGACGAACCAGACGGCCCAGCGCGTGGAAGCAAACAGACTTTTGTCCGTTTTCTGTCCGCTTTTGACCCATCCCGGCCCAAGTTTGCGTCGATTTTGAAGTGAAACGGACAGCAcacggacgggcgggacgcgcgtgCTTGTCCGCCCCTGGCCCGCATGTCGGTGGCACAAAGCAACCCCTCCCCCCGCGCGCCTCATTTGACGCCATTTTCCCCCAAACCCTtccatgtccccccccccccccccccgcgtccatggccgacgcccggCCAAATTTCGGCGGCCTGGCCGTCAACCCGCCCGGAATggtcaagaagaagaaggccaaggggccaaggaagccgcggtcggagtgcacgccggaggagatcgccaagttggacacggaatcggcgaagaggaggaaccGGAGGACGGTCGTCAAGGacaatgccgccgcggccaagttcgccggcGAGCGCGATGCGATGGAGGCCGCGTGGCGCAAGGCCGAGGTCGAGGAGAAGGAGGCCATCGTCAACAAAGTGCACGCCCTCCTCATGGTTGGCATTTGTCGTCTGGCGAGTTTCTCTGCAgcggccgtcggcccggcgagcacaggctcgtcggtcgcccggcctcGGCACTGCCAGTCCCCGATGTCGCGGACCACGCCTATGTCGCCCAGCTTTCCcccgccaaggcacgacggccagacccgtttctcggggtTGCCGGACGTTGGCGTGATCGCCGTCCACCCCGCGCCCctggccgtcatcgacctcaacgtcacacCTCGGTCCAGCAGCAGCGGTCGcccgtccgtcgagatgcaaagaaagcaagcacggcCGGCATTTACGGGCACCATGTCGTCCCCCTGCATTTATTCGACGGATTGCCAACACCAACGCCaccggtcgacgaccccttctacaaccagttcATGGAGGATGTGATCTACGACGGTGGGCATGGCCCTGTCTACGAtcccgaggagacccaaagtcaggatggccgcgcccagtaCGTTGCCATGAAAGAGGGCGACGACcatgctgactacgaccatggtgactcgtggcatgaagacgatgacatctattgcgaaggtgatggtgatgaagaagaagaaggcaatgacattgatattagtggcgagccattgttcatcgacgagctcacccaaagagtagaagcacaaaagaggaggaagagcattcgcgcgggttcatatacacaagaggaggacaagttgatttgccaatgttggatggagattagccatcCGAGGATGGGCGTGCAACAAAAGGGCCtagttttttggacgagagtccacaaaactttccatgaaaggaagatgtttgagccccaccaaattacaagcaactgtggcatcacctcgattcaaaaaaggtggttgttcatccaacaagaatgcaacaagtattgcaccgcatttgagagcgttgaagcacagcccgtgagtggtctcggcgttggggacatggtatgtTCTCCTCATCCTAGtcctttccttgctacggccatgagacttcggccttgtatatgtttgcatgtccatttcttgttgatcatgtggtgtaggcatttcaatctttggaagcattcaaggccCTACACAATGATAagcattcactcttacgcattgttggacgatcaccaacaattgccctaagttcaaggatcaataccgtgaacttcaaaggaagagaggcaagaagacggccaagttcgccagaggtggagatggcgaggcgttgaagaggccgaggggcaagaccaactccaaggtggacgacatacatgatgcctcatccatggccttgcatgagactttgcatggcatgatgtctcaaaaggatgtgagggatGAGAAGAAGcagcaaagcaaggacgagcaaatgaagcaatacctagagcttcaaaggaagaagcttgagatggaggaggcggccaagaagaggaagatcgacatggaggagacGTCCCGGCAAAGGCAACTCGACATCGATCCCGCCAATGTCAAGGCCAGGCAggggcagctcgacatcgaggccaccaatgccgcaaccaaagcaaaggaggtggcccttgcgatcatgagcgtggacttgaccaagatgagcaagaagacgaggagctggttcgaggccaggcagaaggagatgttcgacgctgatggcctgaactaggtcgtccaaTCGGTCGTGGCTATTCTTTTTGGAGGCTAGCATGGGTGCCGCCCGCTAGGCCGCTGGCTGTGTGCCGGCGAGAAACAAATTCATTTTGGAGGCTGTCTGTGTTGCCGACGAACAAAACTATTCAtttttggaggctggctgtgttgacagccactggctgtgttgccggcgaggacgtGTAGGTCGTTGGCTCTGTTGCCGGCGTGAGCTAGGGCCGCTGGTATTTGAAACGTTGTTCTCTTTTTAATATGGAGGCGGACAAGATGGGGCCAAAGGGTGCGGCCGTGCGctgggcgcacgaccaccgcatcccaggacaggcctaGACACGACCCCATCACCCTACCCAAATAGACAGAATTCGGGCAAAGCGGACATCCGTTTGGGTCACACGGTGGAGTTGACCTAACAGGCCCCAGGGCGCCTTTTTTTCGTGCCAGCGCCGAAAAAAACCCAGTCGTGCCCCCAAGACGCCGAAATCCGCCGGCTCGGCCCATTTTTGGGCCCGGCGATCCCAGGCCGAACCCAATGCGCTGGGGGGTACTTGGGGGCTCCGACGGAAGGGAAAAACACTCCTGGGCTACACTGTCATGCGAAAAGTCAAGGCAATCGTCCAGATTCGTCCACCACCCCCGCGCGCTCGGCCACTACCCTGCTGATCCCGACGCCGCCCGCCACCCAGCACCACTAGATAGgtcattccccgccggaaaagagAGAAGGTTTCGCCGCGG
This genomic window contains:
- the LOC123156340 gene encoding probable serine/threonine-protein kinase SIS8 isoform X1, which gives rise to MKNFLRKLHIGDSAGDGASSPAPPLPSSKKGGGGGGGAGGHHASSGISSWLSSVAGRPHPPPPPLPAAAAVAETEAEELALASSIGERQAAEEETARRDERKEDRKREIEKQEKREDELEEYHMQLALEMSAREDPEAMQIEVAKQISLGSCPLQSSAAEVVAFRYWSFSALSYDDKVLDGFYDIWATGGKPALRTIPSLMELHQQPFSLGAKTEAVLVNRAQDSELVDLGQKALIMAVDFRSQTSHSVGRVLIQRLAVLVANHMGGPVVDPENVLLKYQNMSSSLRASIRSSVMPLGRLTIGLARHRALLFKVLADNLDVPCRLVKGRQYTGSDDGALNIVKLNDGREYIVDLMSDPGTLIASDGADLGREFEESSFADNHQGDKDEGNTQLGSSVSEPSSSVCGSFENESKGSTPTNVVDPYCVTTSQTRNQGSLQSSSLGELSAGSHASESLPIIKESRNADHTLAVKNKEKPTAANKSSSSSPSSSEVGSAPAVRRTKVKDVSEYMISAAKDNPQLAEKIHAVLLENGVVPPPDLFSEESREQPKDLIVYDTSLFQTKGEMIKRMNELESTSHDESDHGPSLPPHPGYEHQTKAVHYRPKPVQGMGIYHPSNFHDNSNPSLPLYESSALAREYPFQLIKQMPVTAAAVATAAVVASSMVVAAAKSNSDIKLDVPVAAAATAAAVVATSAAVKQYEYMDPGCQLISLPSSSEANGPVHRVRPDCWDKDQLEIDHGQENALEQGNALVEVPQEAERISDKSIGTESVRSDVTMDDVAEFEIQWEEIVLGERVGLGSFGEVYRGEWHGTEVAVKKFLQQDISSDILEELKAEVRIMKRLRHPNVVLFMGAVTRIPNLSILTEFLPRGSLFRLIRRPNNQLDERKRIRMALDVARGMNYLHNCTPVVVHRDLKSPNLLVDKNWVVKVCDFGLSRIKHNTFLSSRSTAGTAEWMAPEVLRNEPSDEKCDVFSYGVILWELCTLLQPWEGMNPMQVVGAVGFQERRLDIPAEVDPAIAEIIERCWQTDPKTRPSFSEIMAALKRVLKKLSANQPRRQRVQETDD
- the LOC123156340 gene encoding probable serine/threonine-protein kinase SIS8 isoform X2 gives rise to the protein MKNFLRKLHIGDSAGDGASSPAPPLPSSKKGGGGGGGAGGHHASSGISSWLSSVAGRPHPPPPPLPAAAAVAETEAEELALASSIGERQAAEEETARRDERKEDRKREIEKQEKREDELEEYHMQLALEMSAREDPEAMQIEVAKQISLGSCPLQSSAAEVVAFRYWSFSALSYDDKVLDGFYDIWATGGKPALRTIPSLMELHQQPFSLGAKTEAVLVNRAQDSELVDLGQKALIMAVDFRSQTSHSVGRVLIQRLAVLVANHMGGPVVDPENVLLKYQNMSSSLRASIRSSVMPLGRLTIGLARHRALLFKVLADNLDVPCRLVKGRQYTGSDDGALNIVKLNDGREYIVDLMSDPGTLIASDGADLGREFEESSFADNHQGDKDEGNTQLGSSVSEPSSSVCGSFENESKGSTPTNVVDPYCVTTSQTRNQGSLQSSSLGELSAGSHASESLPIIKESRNADHTLAVKNKEKPTAANKSSSSSPSSSEVGSAPAVRRTKVKDVSEYMISAAKDNPQLAEKIHAVLLENGVVPPPDLFSEESREQPKDLIVYDTSLFQTKGEMIKRMNELESTSHDESDHGPSLPPHPGYEHQTKAVHYRPKPVQGMGIYHPSNFHDNSNPSLPLYESSALAREYPFQLIKQMPVTAAAVATAAVVASSMVVAAAKSNSDIKLDVPVAAAATAAAVVATSAAVKQYEYMDPGCQLISLPSSSEANGPVHRVRPDCWDKDQLEIDHGQENALEQGNALVEVPQEAERISDKSIGTESVRSDVTMDDVAEFEIQWEEIVLGERVGLGSFGEVYRGEWHGTEVAVKKFLQQDISSDILEELKAEVRIMKRLRHPNVVLFMGAVTRIPNLSILTEFLPRGSLFRLIRRPNNQLDERKRIRMALDVARGMNYLHNCTPVVVHRDLKSPNLLVDKNWVVKAEWMAPEVLRNEPSDEKCDVFSYGVILWELCTLLQPWEGMNPMQVVGAVGFQERRLDIPAEVDPAIAEIIERCWQTDPKTRPSFSEIMAALKRVLKKLSANQPRRQRVQETDD
- the LOC123156340 gene encoding probable serine/threonine-protein kinase SIS8 isoform X3 codes for the protein MKNFLRKLHIGDSAGDGASSPAPPLPSSKKGGGGGGGAGGHHASSGISSWLSSVAGRPHPPPPPLPAAAAVAETEAEELALASSIGERQAAEEETARRDERKEDRKREIEKQEKREDELEEYHMQLALEMSAREDPEAMQIEVAKQISLGSCPLQSSAAEVVAFRYWSFSALSYDDKVLDGFYDIWATGGKPALRTIPSLMELHQQPFSLGAKTEAVLVNRAQDSELVDLGQKALIMAVDFRSQTSHSVGRVLIQRLAVLVANHMGGPVVDPENVLLKYQNMSSSLRASIRSSVMPLGRLTIGLARHRALLFKVLADNLDVPCRLVKGRQYTGSDDGALNIVKLNDGREYIVDLMSDPGTLIASDGADLGREFEESSFADNHQGDKDEGNTQLGSSVSEPSSSVCGSFENESKGSTPTNVVDPYCVTTSQTRNQGSLQSSSLGELSAGSHASESLPIIKESRNADHTLAVKNKEKPTAANKSSSSSPSSSEVGSAPAVRRTKVKDVSEYMISAAKDNPQLAEKIHAVLLENGVVPPPDLFSEESREQPKDLIVYDTSLFQTKGEMIKRMNELESTSHDESDHGPSLPPHPGYEHQTKAVHYRPKPVQGMGIYHPSNFHDNSNPSLPLYESSALAREYPFQLIKQMPVTAAAVATAAVVASSMVVAAAKSNSDIKLDVPVAAAATAAAVVATSAAVKQYEYMDPGCQLISLPSSSEANGPVHRVRPDCWDKDQLEIDHGQENALEQGNALVEVPQEAERISDKSIGTESVRSDVTMDDVAEFEIQWEEIVLGERVGLGSFGEVYRGEWHGTLDDGPIYHIVLHYDSAQRVGQQLSSNRLASRSATVGVTVGA